The following proteins are encoded in a genomic region of Micromonospora olivasterospora:
- a CDS encoding type I polyketide synthase, translating into MDRIAIVGMACRYPDADSPGQLWENVLAGRRAFRRIPDERTRLEDYWSPDPAAPDRFYARHAALLRDYQFDRLAHRVAGSTYRSTDLTHWLALDVAGRALADAGFPDGAGLPRDRTAVIVGNTLTGEFSRANVMRLRWPYVRRTVAAALAAEGWPDARTSGFLAELEQRYKAPFPAVDEDTLAGGLSNTIAGRICNHFDLNGGGYSVDGACSSSLLSVVTACRSLAEGDVAVALAGGVDLSIDPFEMVGFAKAGALARDEMRVYDRFSQGFWPGEGCGLVVLMRERDALAGGHRIYTTIAGWGVSSDGRGGITRPEADGHRLALDRAYRRAGYPVSSVPLFEGHGTGTAVGDATELRALSEARRAADPGASPAAIGSVKAMIGHTKAAAGVAGLIKAALALHHEVVPATTGCVEPHEELSGAAPALRVPRRAEPWPGDAPVRAGVTALGFGGINTHLALDSGPAPRRAALPARSAALARTTQDTELLLLDADGPDALRTAATRLADRVGALSYAELADLAAALQRRLRDRPWRAAVVAASPEAADRGLRRVAGALDQGRDALVEPAAGVFLGHAARPARLGFLFPGQGSGRRTDGGALRRRFAVADEVYRNAAPPPATGDPTGTAEAQPRIVTASVAALRVLAFLGLDADLAVGHSLGELTALHWAGAFDADDLRETATARGAIMADSPDGAMAGLAAAPARVRRIIGAEPVVVAGYNGPEQTVVAGPPDAVARCRAAATAAGVGNAAVAVSRAFHSPLMREAADRFGSWLSHRPFRPLRRRVLSTVTGAALPADVDLADLLVAQVVRPVLFAQAVTEAAADVDLFVEVGPGRVLTRLVAPLTPVPAVSVDTDDDTLAGVFAVFGAAYALGAPVAHAALFEGRPNRPLDPEATPRFLASPCESAPQVTGGPPPVTRETPAEAPAEASGDDELEVLRRLVAERAELPAHTIGDDVRLLDELHLSSITIGQLVNQAARRLGLAPLHAPTNVATARLRDLAEALRDLSDREAAPPPVVAGVAPWVRPFAVEWTAEPAAGAPGPGGPAGRWQAHPSGPSPGATALAAALERAGLGDGVLLVLAGRDADEPPGEDELAVALTAVQAALDQPPGGRLVVVQRGRGVAALARTAHLEAADLTTTVVDVDLAEPGAVGRVVADVAATAGFAESRHDRDGVRRVPVLRALPEAAGDDAPPLGPGDVLLATGGGKGITAECALALARDTGARLVLLGRSDPVTDAELAASLDRMRAFVPTLRYERVDVTDAAAVRATVADVAATWGHVTAVLHGAGHNEPTPLAKLDVGQLADTLAPKLTGLRTVLDAVDPDRLRLLVTFGSIIGRAGLHGEAHYALANDWLAGLTERFAAGHPACRALCLEWSVWAGIGMGERLSVVEGLRQAGIQPVHTDQGVAVLRRLVADPATPASLVVAGRVGGLDTVRFARPELPLLRFVERPLVHYPGVELVTEATLGVDSDPYLDDHRLDDNLLFPAVLGLEAMAQVATALRGGRVVAVENAGFPRPIVVAPGGRTTVRIAALAAGPDAVRVVIRSDETAFAVDHFTATVLFTTGTDRAPGPRPVAGHLAPVELTPQELYEGVLFQGGRFRRLARYRRVTARDVEFDATVADDARWFSPFLPDRLLLGDPGARDALMHGIQVCVPDATLLPAAIGRIELAGPPPAAPATVSCVATERRHDGDTYVYDLAVHGPDGALLERWTGLRLTGVGRRDAGGPWPAALLGPLLERRLAATSGAPVGLAAEPAPAGTARRAATALALTRLLGREPALRHRADGRPELAVGPAVSASHGAGLTLVAAGDPVVACDAEPVAARSAADRAGLLGPHAALAELLARQCGEPPDVAATRVWCAVECLQKAGRPTDTPLTAGPDGAGAWQELTSPGLRILTLATRLGPTGAAAVLAVLTTREG; encoded by the coding sequence ATGGACCGCATCGCCATCGTCGGCATGGCCTGCCGCTACCCGGACGCCGACTCACCGGGCCAGCTGTGGGAGAACGTCCTCGCCGGCCGGCGCGCCTTCCGCCGGATCCCCGACGAGCGGACCCGCCTGGAGGACTACTGGTCGCCCGACCCGGCCGCGCCGGACCGGTTCTACGCCCGGCACGCCGCCCTGCTGCGCGACTACCAGTTCGACCGGCTGGCCCACCGGGTGGCGGGCAGCACGTACCGGTCCACCGACCTGACCCACTGGCTGGCCCTGGACGTGGCCGGGCGGGCGCTGGCCGACGCCGGCTTCCCCGACGGCGCGGGACTGCCCCGCGACCGTACCGCCGTCATCGTCGGCAACACCCTGACCGGGGAGTTCTCCCGCGCCAACGTGATGCGGCTGCGCTGGCCGTACGTGCGGCGGACCGTCGCGGCCGCGCTGGCCGCCGAAGGCTGGCCGGACGCCCGCACGAGCGGCTTCCTGGCGGAGCTGGAGCAGCGGTACAAGGCGCCGTTCCCCGCGGTCGACGAGGACACGCTCGCCGGCGGGCTGTCCAACACCATCGCCGGGCGGATCTGCAACCACTTCGACCTCAACGGCGGCGGCTACAGCGTCGACGGGGCATGCTCGTCGTCCCTGCTGTCCGTCGTCACCGCGTGCCGGAGCCTGGCCGAGGGGGACGTCGCCGTGGCCCTGGCCGGCGGCGTGGACCTGTCCATCGACCCGTTCGAGATGGTCGGGTTCGCCAAGGCCGGCGCGCTGGCCCGGGACGAGATGCGCGTGTACGACCGGTTCTCCCAGGGCTTCTGGCCCGGGGAGGGCTGCGGACTGGTCGTCCTCATGCGCGAGCGGGACGCCCTCGCCGGGGGGCACCGGATCTACACCACCATCGCCGGGTGGGGGGTGTCCTCCGACGGGCGGGGCGGCATCACCCGCCCGGAGGCCGACGGGCACCGACTCGCGCTGGACCGGGCGTACCGGCGGGCCGGCTACCCGGTCAGCTCCGTGCCGTTGTTCGAGGGGCACGGCACGGGCACCGCCGTCGGCGACGCCACCGAGCTGCGGGCCCTGTCCGAGGCCCGGCGCGCGGCCGATCCCGGGGCGTCGCCGGCCGCCATCGGCTCGGTCAAGGCGATGATCGGGCACACCAAGGCCGCCGCGGGCGTCGCCGGGCTCATCAAGGCCGCCCTCGCCCTGCACCACGAGGTGGTGCCGGCGACCACCGGCTGCGTGGAGCCGCACGAGGAGTTGTCCGGGGCCGCCCCCGCCCTGCGGGTGCCGCGGCGGGCCGAGCCGTGGCCGGGTGACGCGCCCGTCCGGGCCGGCGTGACCGCCCTCGGCTTCGGCGGCATCAACACCCACCTGGCGCTGGACTCGGGTCCCGCGCCCCGGCGGGCCGCCCTGCCCGCCCGGTCCGCCGCCCTGGCCCGCACCACCCAGGACACCGAGCTGCTGCTGCTCGACGCGGACGGGCCGGACGCGCTGCGTACGGCGGCCACCCGGCTGGCCGACCGCGTCGGCGCCCTGTCGTACGCCGAGCTGGCCGACCTCGCCGCGGCGTTGCAGCGCCGGCTGCGGGACCGGCCCTGGCGGGCCGCCGTCGTGGCGGCGTCGCCGGAGGCGGCCGACCGGGGCCTGCGCCGCGTCGCCGGGGCGCTGGACCAGGGCCGCGACGCGCTCGTCGAGCCGGCCGCCGGGGTCTTCCTCGGGCACGCCGCGCGGCCCGCCCGGTTGGGCTTCCTCTTCCCCGGCCAGGGCTCGGGCCGGCGCACCGACGGCGGGGCGCTGCGCCGCCGCTTCGCCGTCGCCGACGAGGTGTACCGGAACGCGGCGCCGCCGCCGGCCACCGGGGACCCGACGGGCACGGCCGAGGCCCAGCCCCGCATCGTCACCGCCTCGGTCGCCGCCCTCCGCGTCCTCGCCTTCCTCGGCCTGGACGCCGACCTGGCGGTCGGGCACAGCCTCGGCGAGCTGACCGCCCTGCACTGGGCCGGCGCGTTCGACGCGGACGACCTGCGGGAGACCGCGACGGCCCGGGGCGCCATCATGGCCGACAGCCCGGACGGGGCGATGGCGGGACTGGCCGCCGCCCCGGCGCGGGTCCGCCGCATCATCGGCGCCGAGCCGGTCGTCGTGGCCGGGTACAACGGGCCCGAGCAGACCGTCGTCGCCGGCCCGCCCGACGCGGTCGCCCGCTGCCGCGCCGCCGCCACGGCGGCCGGGGTGGGCAACGCCGCCGTCGCGGTCAGCCGGGCGTTCCACTCGCCGCTGATGCGCGAGGCGGCCGACCGGTTCGGCAGCTGGCTCTCCCACCGTCCGTTCCGGCCGCTGCGGCGGCGGGTGCTGTCCACGGTGACCGGCGCGGCGCTGCCGGCCGACGTCGACCTGGCCGACCTGCTCGTCGCGCAGGTCGTCCGGCCGGTGCTCTTCGCGCAGGCGGTGACCGAGGCCGCCGCGGACGTCGACCTGTTCGTCGAGGTCGGCCCGGGGCGGGTGCTCACCCGGCTCGTCGCGCCGCTGACCCCGGTCCCCGCCGTCTCCGTGGACACCGACGACGACACGCTGGCCGGCGTGTTCGCCGTGTTCGGCGCCGCGTACGCGCTGGGCGCACCGGTGGCGCACGCCGCGCTGTTCGAGGGCCGGCCGAACCGGCCGCTCGACCCGGAGGCGACGCCGCGTTTCCTGGCCAGCCCGTGCGAGTCCGCGCCCCAGGTCACCGGCGGCCCGCCGCCGGTGACCCGCGAGACGCCGGCCGAGGCGCCGGCCGAGGCGTCCGGCGACGACGAGCTGGAGGTGCTGCGGCGCCTCGTCGCCGAACGCGCCGAACTGCCCGCGCACACCATCGGCGACGACGTCCGGCTGCTCGACGAGCTGCACCTGAGCTCCATCACCATCGGCCAGTTGGTCAACCAGGCCGCGCGCCGGCTGGGGCTGGCCCCGCTGCACGCCCCCACGAACGTGGCCACCGCCCGGCTGCGGGACCTCGCCGAGGCGCTGCGCGACCTGTCCGACCGGGAGGCCGCGCCGCCGCCCGTCGTGGCCGGCGTCGCGCCGTGGGTGCGGCCGTTCGCCGTGGAGTGGACCGCGGAGCCGGCGGCCGGCGCGCCGGGACCGGGCGGGCCCGCCGGGCGCTGGCAGGCCCATCCGAGCGGCCCGTCGCCCGGCGCGACCGCCCTGGCCGCCGCCCTGGAGCGGGCCGGGCTCGGCGACGGCGTGCTGCTGGTGCTGGCCGGCCGGGACGCCGACGAGCCGCCCGGCGAGGACGAGCTGGCCGTGGCGTTGACCGCCGTGCAGGCCGCCCTGGACCAGCCGCCCGGCGGCCGGCTGGTCGTCGTGCAGCGCGGCCGGGGCGTCGCCGCCCTGGCCAGGACCGCGCACCTGGAGGCCGCCGACCTGACCACCACCGTCGTCGACGTCGACCTCGCCGAGCCCGGCGCCGTCGGGCGGGTGGTGGCCGACGTCGCCGCGACCGCGGGGTTCGCGGAGAGCCGCCACGACCGCGACGGTGTCCGCCGGGTGCCGGTGCTGCGGGCGCTGCCCGAGGCCGCGGGCGACGACGCGCCGCCGCTGGGCCCCGGGGACGTACTGCTGGCGACCGGCGGGGGCAAGGGCATCACGGCCGAGTGCGCGCTGGCCCTGGCCCGCGACACGGGCGCCCGGCTGGTGCTCCTCGGTCGTTCCGACCCGGTCACCGACGCCGAGCTCGCGGCCAGCCTGGACCGGATGCGGGCGTTCGTGCCGACGCTGCGCTACGAGCGCGTGGACGTCACCGACGCCGCGGCCGTCCGGGCGACCGTCGCGGACGTCGCCGCTACCTGGGGCCACGTGACCGCCGTGCTGCACGGCGCCGGGCACAACGAGCCGACGCCGCTGGCCAAGCTCGACGTCGGGCAGCTCGCCGACACGCTCGCGCCCAAGCTCACCGGCCTGCGCACGGTGCTCGACGCGGTGGACCCGGACCGGCTCCGGCTGCTGGTGACGTTCGGCAGCATCATCGGCCGCGCCGGGCTGCACGGCGAGGCCCACTACGCCCTCGCCAACGACTGGCTGGCCGGGCTGACCGAGCGGTTCGCCGCGGGCCACCCCGCCTGCCGGGCGTTGTGCCTGGAGTGGTCGGTCTGGGCGGGCATCGGCATGGGCGAGCGGCTCTCGGTGGTGGAGGGGCTGCGGCAGGCGGGCATCCAGCCCGTCCACACCGACCAGGGCGTGGCGGTGCTGCGCCGCCTGGTGGCCGACCCCGCCACGCCGGCCAGCCTCGTCGTCGCCGGCCGGGTCGGCGGGCTGGACACGGTGCGCTTCGCCCGGCCGGAGCTGCCGCTGCTGCGCTTCGTCGAGCGGCCGCTGGTCCACTATCCGGGCGTCGAGCTGGTCACCGAGGCGACGCTGGGCGTCGACAGCGACCCGTACCTCGACGACCACCGGCTGGACGACAACCTGCTGTTCCCCGCGGTCCTCGGGCTGGAGGCGATGGCGCAGGTCGCCACGGCCCTGCGCGGCGGCCGGGTGGTCGCGGTCGAGAACGCCGGGTTCCCCCGGCCGATCGTGGTGGCCCCCGGCGGACGCACCACCGTGCGGATCGCCGCGTTGGCCGCCGGCCCGGACGCCGTACGGGTGGTCATCCGCAGCGACGAGACCGCCTTCGCGGTCGACCACTTCACCGCCACCGTGCTGTTCACCACCGGCACGGACCGCGCCCCGGGCCCCCGCCCGGTCGCCGGGCACCTGGCGCCGGTGGAGCTGACCCCGCAGGAGCTGTACGAGGGCGTACTGTTCCAGGGCGGGCGGTTCCGGCGGCTGGCCCGCTACCGCCGGGTGACCGCCCGCGACGTCGAGTTCGACGCGACGGTGGCCGACGACGCCCGGTGGTTCAGCCCGTTCCTGCCCGACCGGCTGCTGCTCGGCGACCCCGGCGCCCGCGACGCGCTGATGCACGGCATCCAGGTGTGCGTGCCGGACGCGACGCTGCTGCCGGCGGCGATCGGCCGGATCGAGCTGGCCGGGCCGCCGCCCGCGGCGCCGGCGACGGTGTCGTGCGTGGCCACGGAGCGCCGGCACGACGGCGACACGTACGTCTACGACCTGGCCGTGCACGGGCCGGACGGCGCTCTCCTCGAGCGGTGGACCGGACTGCGGCTGACCGGCGTCGGCCGGCGCGACGCGGGCGGACCGTGGCCCGCCGCGCTGCTCGGTCCGCTGCTGGAACGCCGGCTGGCCGCCACCTCCGGCGCCCCGGTCGGGCTGGCCGCCGAGCCGGCGCCCGCCGGGACCGCGCGGCGGGCGGCCACCGCGCTCGCGCTCACCCGGCTGCTCGGCCGGGAGCCGGCGCTGCGGCACCGCGCCGACGGCCGGCCGGAGCTGGCCGTCGGCCCGGCCGTGTCCGCCTCGCACGGCGCCGGGCTGACCCTGGTCGCTGCGGGAGACCCGGTCGTGGCGTGCGACGCCGAGCCGGTGGCGGCCCGGTCCGCGGCGGACCGGGCCGGGTTGCTGGGGCCGCACGCCGCCCTGGCGGAGCTGCTCGCGCGCCAGTGCGGCGAGCCGCCGGACGTGGCCGCGACCCGGGTGTGGTGCGCCGTCGAGTGCCTGCAGAAGGCGGGCCGCCCCACGGACACGCCCCTGACCGCCGGCCCGGACGGCGCGGGCGCCTGGCAGGAGCTGACCTCGCCCGGCCTGCGGATCCTCACCCTGGCCACCCGGCTGGGCCCGACCGGCGCCGCGGCGGTGCTCGCCGTGCTCACCACGCGGGAGGGCTGA
- a CDS encoding cysteine synthase family protein — protein MDTPALTGGRAHPGPTWQRLGRLSRDQLERLVGRVGATPVAAVTVTVDGRRCEVLLKLEGHNPGGSVKDRTALSLVRGLETAGTLHPGDTLVESTSGNLGVALAFIARARGYRFHAVVDPHVTAENLSTLRELGALVDVVDSADENGNYLRARLRRVRELCAADPRYVWTDQYGSAHNPLAHYATTAPELDAQAGGRLQAVVVAVSTGGTLAGIGRYFRERRPGVRIVAVDVAGSVALAGRPAPRLLTGIGSSQRSRFATDDLYDETVFVSELTAVATVATVRERTGIRIGGSGGAALAAAAVVARDHGLSRVACVCPDDGRKYEGSLFNDRWLREHGLADWSGTLPFTDLTRSPSVPAVVR, from the coding sequence GTGGACACACCAGCGTTGACCGGCGGGCGCGCCCACCCGGGCCCGACGTGGCAGCGGCTGGGACGGCTCAGCCGGGACCAGTTGGAACGCCTCGTCGGCCGGGTGGGCGCGACACCGGTCGCGGCGGTCACGGTGACCGTCGACGGCCGGCGGTGCGAGGTGCTGCTGAAGCTGGAGGGACACAATCCCGGGGGCTCGGTGAAGGACCGTACGGCGCTCAGCCTGGTCCGCGGCCTGGAGACGGCCGGGACGCTGCACCCGGGCGACACGCTGGTCGAGTCGACGTCGGGCAACCTCGGGGTGGCCCTGGCGTTCATCGCCCGGGCCCGCGGCTACCGGTTCCACGCGGTGGTGGACCCGCACGTCACCGCCGAGAACCTCAGCACCCTGCGCGAGCTGGGCGCGCTGGTCGACGTGGTCGACTCCGCCGACGAGAACGGCAACTACCTGCGGGCCCGGCTGCGCCGCGTCCGGGAGCTGTGCGCGGCCGACCCCCGGTACGTCTGGACCGACCAGTACGGCAGCGCGCACAACCCGTTGGCGCACTACGCCACCACCGCGCCGGAGCTGGACGCCCAGGCGGGTGGGCGGTTGCAGGCCGTCGTCGTGGCGGTCTCCACCGGCGGGACCCTCGCCGGCATCGGCCGGTACTTCCGGGAGCGGCGGCCCGGGGTGCGCATCGTGGCCGTGGACGTGGCGGGCTCCGTGGCGCTCGCCGGGCGGCCCGCGCCCCGGCTGCTGACGGGCATCGGGTCGAGCCAGCGGTCCCGGTTCGCGACCGACGACCTGTACGACGAGACGGTCTTCGTGAGCGAGCTGACGGCGGTGGCCACGGTGGCGACGGTGCGCGAGCGCACCGGGATCAGGATCGGCGGCTCCGGCGGCGCCGCCCTGGCCGCCGCCGCGGTGGTCGCCCGCGACCACGGACTCTCCCGCGTCGCGTGCGTCTGCCCGGACGACGGTCGCAAGTACGAGGGGTCGTTGTTCAACGACCGGTGGCTGCGCGAGCACGGGCTCGCGGACTGGTCCGGCACCCTGCCCTTCACCGACCTCACCCGGTCGCCCTCCGTGCCGGCGGTGGTGCGGTGA
- a CDS encoding enediyne biosynthesis protein yields the protein MSKAPRDPRVTALRRFAISISALNVLGYTVLGFEQPWLWPIVAVLTAYATEAVLEVVGARAERRAPRFRGGGVRGAVEFFYPAHITALAVNMLLYPNDRILVMVFGVVTAVSSKWMLRAPARGRLVHFMNPSNFGITVVLLLFPWVSISPPYQFTEHVDTLVDWLLPAAILVLGTMLNAKLTRRTWLIAGWLSVFVAQAVFRGLVLDVSIPNALSIMTGVAFILFTNYMITDPGTTPFRPASQFAFGGGVALVYGLLTGVSVVYGLFFATAIVCLVRGGFLWAVHAVERQRATAEAPAPALGAGAAPANGRAPAPVPEPAAPATVRA from the coding sequence ATGAGCAAGGCTCCCCGCGACCCGCGGGTCACCGCGCTGCGGCGATTCGCGATCTCCATCTCCGCCCTGAACGTCCTCGGGTACACCGTCCTCGGCTTCGAGCAGCCCTGGCTGTGGCCGATCGTGGCCGTGCTGACCGCGTACGCCACAGAGGCCGTGCTGGAGGTCGTCGGCGCCCGCGCCGAGCGGCGCGCCCCCCGGTTCCGCGGCGGCGGCGTCCGCGGGGCGGTGGAGTTCTTCTACCCCGCCCACATCACCGCCCTCGCGGTGAACATGCTGCTCTACCCGAACGACCGGATCCTGGTCATGGTGTTCGGCGTGGTGACCGCGGTCAGCTCCAAGTGGATGCTGCGGGCACCGGCGCGCGGCCGGCTGGTCCACTTCATGAACCCGTCCAACTTCGGCATCACGGTGGTGCTGCTGCTGTTCCCCTGGGTGTCCATCTCCCCGCCATACCAGTTCACGGAGCACGTGGACACGCTTGTCGACTGGTTGCTGCCCGCGGCGATCCTGGTGCTGGGCACGATGCTCAACGCGAAGCTGACCCGGCGGACGTGGCTCATCGCCGGCTGGCTGTCCGTGTTCGTCGCGCAGGCGGTGTTCCGCGGGCTCGTGCTGGACGTCTCCATCCCGAACGCGCTGTCGATCATGACGGGGGTCGCGTTCATCCTGTTCACCAACTACATGATCACCGATCCCGGTACCACGCCGTTCCGGCCGGCGTCCCAGTTCGCCTTCGGCGGCGGCGTCGCCCTGGTCTACGGGCTGCTCACCGGCGTCTCCGTCGTCTACGGCCTGTTCTTCGCCACCGCCATCGTGTGCCTCGTCCGGGGCGGGTTCCTGTGGGCCGTACACGCCGTCGAGCGGCAGCGGGCCACGGCCGAGGCCCCGGCGCCGGCCCTCGGCGCGGGCGCGGCACCCGCCAACGGCCGCGCGCCGGCGCCGGTTCCCGAGCCGGCGGCCCCCGCCACGGTGCGGGCGTGA
- a CDS encoding CRTAC1 family protein produces MSPLLGWGRRHLAGLLGLVLVAGMFLVARPDGVSAETRRDIAGGYRFTPMSVQLPGGYPQQTIRKVNRAYAHLAGWISSVGAGIAMNDLDGDGLANDLCLTDVRIDRVVVAPTPGARADRYASFALDPAPLPMNPHIAPMGCQPGDFNGDGRTDLLVYWWGRTPVLFLRRAEATALSAAAYAPVELVPTAAAGEYRGPKWNTNSVTVADFDGDGHDDIFVGNYFPDGPVLDHTVHGGVTMNKSMSNAGNGGTNHVFRHAGGTVGGIPVFTEERGVFSERVAHGWTLAAAANDVDGDLLPELYVANDFGPDHLLHNRSQPGHIRFGLVRGTTNRATVPKSKVLGHDSFKGMGVDFGDLDGDGLYDMYVGNITTSFGIEESNFAFVNAARDQADLRKQLSAGRAPWEDRSAKLNLAWSGWSWDVKIADFTNRGRPDIVQTAGFVKGDVNRWAQLQELAAANDILLDDMRWWPNVRQGDDIAGGQHPAFHARTPDGGYVDVSAELGLDIPVPTRGIAVGDADGDGRLDMALARQWDAPVFYRNDSPGTGAFLGLRLTRPAAGPGALPAAAIGAQVRATTPDGRVLIGHVDGGNGHSGKRSPEVVLGLGAHTGPVDVTVSWRDRDGSTHQQQLRLQPGWHSVELGAQAREVTR; encoded by the coding sequence TTGTCGCCGTTACTCGGATGGGGCCGTCGCCACTTGGCGGGTCTCCTCGGACTGGTACTGGTCGCCGGAATGTTCCTGGTCGCCCGCCCTGACGGGGTGTCGGCGGAGACCAGACGGGACATCGCCGGCGGCTACCGGTTCACACCGATGTCCGTGCAGCTGCCCGGCGGCTATCCGCAACAGACGATCAGGAAGGTCAACCGCGCGTACGCCCACCTCGCCGGCTGGATCTCCTCGGTCGGCGCCGGCATCGCCATGAATGACCTCGACGGCGACGGGCTCGCCAACGACCTGTGCCTGACCGACGTGCGGATCGACCGGGTCGTCGTCGCCCCGACCCCCGGCGCGCGGGCGGACCGGTACGCCTCGTTCGCGCTGGACCCGGCCCCGCTGCCGATGAACCCGCACATCGCGCCGATGGGCTGCCAGCCGGGCGACTTCAACGGCGACGGCCGCACCGACCTGCTGGTCTACTGGTGGGGCCGGACCCCGGTGCTGTTCCTCAGGCGGGCCGAGGCCACCGCCCTGAGCGCCGCCGCGTACGCCCCGGTGGAGCTGGTGCCCACCGCGGCCGCCGGGGAGTATCGGGGCCCGAAGTGGAACACCAACAGCGTCACGGTGGCCGACTTCGACGGCGACGGGCACGACGACATCTTCGTCGGCAACTACTTCCCCGACGGGCCCGTCCTCGACCACACCGTCCACGGTGGCGTGACGATGAACAAGTCGATGTCGAACGCCGGCAACGGCGGCACCAACCACGTGTTCCGGCACGCCGGCGGCACCGTCGGCGGCATCCCCGTGTTCACCGAGGAGCGGGGCGTGTTCAGCGAGCGCGTCGCGCACGGCTGGACGCTCGCCGCGGCCGCCAACGACGTCGACGGCGACCTGCTGCCGGAGCTGTACGTCGCCAACGACTTCGGCCCCGACCACCTGCTGCACAACCGGTCGCAGCCCGGCCACATCCGCTTCGGCCTGGTCCGCGGCACCACCAACCGGGCCACCGTGCCGAAGTCGAAGGTCCTCGGCCACGACTCGTTCAAGGGCATGGGCGTCGACTTCGGCGACCTCGACGGCGACGGCCTCTACGACATGTACGTCGGCAACATCACCACCTCGTTCGGCATCGAGGAGAGCAACTTCGCCTTCGTCAACGCCGCCCGCGACCAGGCGGACCTGCGTAAGCAGCTGAGCGCCGGCCGGGCACCGTGGGAGGACCGCAGCGCGAAGCTGAACCTCGCCTGGAGCGGCTGGAGCTGGGACGTCAAGATCGCTGACTTCACCAACCGGGGCCGCCCCGACATCGTGCAGACGGCCGGGTTCGTCAAGGGCGACGTCAACCGGTGGGCGCAGCTGCAGGAGCTGGCCGCCGCCAACGACATCCTGCTCGACGACATGAGATGGTGGCCCAACGTCCGGCAGGGCGACGACATCGCCGGCGGGCAGCACCCGGCGTTCCACGCCCGCACGCCGGACGGCGGGTACGTCGACGTCAGCGCCGAACTCGGCCTGGACATCCCCGTACCCACCCGGGGCATCGCCGTGGGCGACGCCGACGGCGACGGGCGGCTCGACATGGCGCTGGCCCGGCAGTGGGACGCGCCGGTCTTCTACCGCAACGACAGCCCCGGCACGGGAGCGTTCCTCGGGCTGCGGCTGACCCGGCCGGCGGCCGGGCCCGGCGCCCTGCCCGCCGCCGCGATCGGCGCCCAGGTACGCGCGACCACGCCCGACGGCCGGGTGCTGATCGGCCACGTCGACGGCGGCAACGGGCACTCGGGCAAGCGCAGCCCCGAGGTCGTGCTCGGACTCGGCGCGCACACCGGCCCCGTCGACGTCACGGTCTCGTGGCGCGACCGCGACGGCAGCACCCATCAGCAACAGCTCAGGCTCCAACCGGGCTGGCACTCGGTAGAGCTCGGCGCCCAGGCCCGGGAGGTAACCCGATGA
- a CDS encoding helix-turn-helix domain-containing protein — protein MTSPPRTRMDQVTAAIDVVKRDLTRPSSLDSLARTVPFSRFHFHRVFRDVTGMTPARFLAASRMAEARRLLLHSFLTVAAISTTVGYTSVGTFTTQFTRLVGTPPEQFRRVVRAVRDAERTLAGGSVRPPAPRPSAGLWLRPDPYAPGDLLVVGWRPVGRGGESESCLVARPGPVGVDIPRDGREYHVRVLLLAAAHATAALVDERPDAYRVGTVVVPAGQRAGTVPIPMRRPRPADPPLLSAEPFAWLLAALRAPGTGEACR, from the coding sequence ATGACGAGCCCGCCGCGCACCCGCATGGATCAGGTGACCGCCGCCATCGACGTGGTGAAACGCGACCTGACCAGGCCCTCCAGCCTCGACAGCCTCGCGCGGACGGTGCCGTTCAGCCGCTTCCACTTCCACCGGGTCTTCCGCGACGTCACCGGGATGACACCGGCGCGGTTCCTCGCCGCCAGCCGGATGGCCGAGGCCCGGCGGTTGCTGCTGCACTCGTTCCTGACGGTGGCCGCCATCAGCACGACGGTCGGCTACACCAGCGTCGGCACGTTCACCACCCAGTTCACCCGCCTCGTCGGAACGCCCCCGGAGCAGTTCCGCCGGGTGGTCCGCGCGGTCCGCGACGCCGAGCGGACGCTGGCCGGCGGGTCGGTCCGACCGCCGGCGCCCCGGCCGAGCGCCGGGCTGTGGCTGCGGCCCGACCCGTACGCCCCCGGCGACCTGCTGGTCGTCGGCTGGCGGCCGGTGGGGCGGGGCGGCGAGTCCGAGAGCTGCCTCGTCGCCCGGCCCGGCCCGGTCGGCGTCGACATCCCCCGGGACGGGCGCGAGTACCACGTCAGGGTGTTGCTGCTGGCCGCGGCCCACGCCACCGCGGCGCTGGTCGACGAGCGCCCGGACGCCTATCGGGTCGGCACGGTCGTCGTACCCGCCGGCCAACGCGCCGGGACGGTGCCGATCCCGATGCGCCGGCCGCGCCCCGCCGACCCGCCGCTGCTCAGCGCCGAGCCGTTCGCGTGGCTCCTGGCCGCGCTGCGCGCCCCGGGCACGGGTGAGGCGTGCCGATGA